A genomic region of Candidatus Rhabdochlamydia sp. T3358 contains the following coding sequences:
- a CDS encoding TrmH family RNA methyltransferase has protein sequence MQLEQLNRVLSYTEAEFLQLSVKMRHTWAARTLRYYHLKAKDRLYRRIESWLDLPLLDLQDIKALCDRYHFHLAQIGQSWQEHNLLATHQKSDIDSDTPFLQVGVYLDNIRSAFNVGSIIRTVEAFRLGPIYFAKQTPYIDNLKVQKTSMFTFDKVTCHQNRSLEQLPKPLIALETVPNAPSIFDFTFPKEFTLLLGNEEYGLSDQALSMADQAVQIPLYGFKKSLNVASAFAIVAAVISNQKRCKAKE, from the coding sequence TTGCAGCTAGAGCAACTAAATAGAGTTTTAAGCTATACAGAAGCAGAGTTTCTTCAGCTATCTGTAAAAATGCGTCACACCTGGGCAGCGCGTACTTTGCGCTACTATCATCTTAAAGCTAAAGATAGACTCTACCGTCGTATAGAGTCTTGGCTAGATCTGCCTTTACTTGACCTACAAGATATCAAAGCGCTCTGTGATCGTTATCACTTTCACTTAGCGCAAATAGGCCAATCCTGGCAAGAACACAATCTGCTTGCAACTCATCAGAAATCAGATATCGATTCTGATACTCCTTTTTTACAAGTAGGTGTTTACCTGGATAACATTCGCTCTGCTTTTAACGTAGGTAGCATTATTCGAACAGTAGAAGCCTTTCGCTTAGGCCCCATTTACTTTGCCAAACAAACCCCCTATATCGATAACCTCAAAGTACAAAAAACCTCGATGTTTACTTTTGATAAGGTAACCTGTCATCAAAATAGATCTTTAGAACAACTCCCTAAACCTTTAATTGCCCTAGAAACCGTTCCCAATGCCCCTTCAATATTTGACTTCACCTTTCCTAAAGAGTTTACCCTCTTATTAGGAAATGAAGAATACGGACTCTCCGACCAAGCACTATCTATGGCTGATCAGGCTGTACAAATCCCCCTCTATGGCTTTAAGAAGTCTTTAAATGTAGCTTCCGCTTTTGCGATTGTGGCCGCTGTGATTAGCAACCAGAAAAGATGCAAAGCTAAAGAATAA